A single window of Nicotiana tomentosiformis chromosome 1, ASM39032v3, whole genome shotgun sequence DNA harbors:
- the LOC138910726 gene encoding uncharacterized protein: protein MVPSPVAPPPTQPARGGGQAAQGGGQAIRGGGQPGRGRLRGGCHPGRGRLRGGGQISGAQPRFYTFLARLKAESSDAVIACIVPVCHRDASILFDMGSTYSYMSSYFASYLNMSCDSLSAPIYVSTLVGDSIVVDRVYLSCVVSIRGYETRVDLLLLSMMDFDVILGMD, encoded by the coding sequence ATGGTTCCatcaccggttgctccaccgcccactcagccagctagaggtgggggtcaggcagcccagggtggtggtcaggccattagaggtggaggccagccagggaGAGGCCGTTTAAGAGGTGGATGCCATCCAGGGAGAGGCCGCttgagaggtggaggtcagattagtggggctcaaccccgtttcTATACATTCCTAGCTAGACTTAAGGCAGAATCGTCTGATGCGGTAATCGcatgtattgttccggtttgccatagagacgcatcaattttatttgatatgggttctacttattcgtatatgtcatcctattttgcttcatatttgaatATGtcctgtgattctttgagtgctcctatctatgtgtctacgcttgttggggattctattgtggtagatcgtgtttatctcTCGTGTGTGGTCTCTATCAGGGGTTATGAAACAAGGGTAGATCTTCTATTACTCAGTatgatggactttgatgttatcttgggcatggactag